A part of Haloarchaeobius sp. HME9146 genomic DNA contains:
- a CDS encoding radical SAM protein: MRRRIFISNLAGAGAISLAGCTGSETDGDTSENPTESEAPESQKTSTSPSTQTETSKDFDSGVIVDETVENPIEEQLTLSKGQTVAVTAEKVDDGEELFWTVGDGTKFVVREHFYEDTTKEYTVESDGYHNLRLSPKRHEAPMNKDVAIDVKVEISQA, translated from the coding sequence ATGAGACGAAGAATTTTCATATCTAATCTGGCGGGTGCTGGGGCTATTTCCTTAGCGGGGTGTACTGGGTCAGAAACGGATGGGGATACCAGCGAGAATCCTACCGAGAGTGAAGCTCCTGAAAGCCAGAAGACCTCTACGTCGCCGTCGACTCAAACAGAGACTTCCAAAGACTTTGACTCAGGCGTTATCGTCGACGAGACGGTTGAGAATCCCATCGAAGAACAACTCACGTTATCAAAAGGCCAGACCGTCGCGGTAACGGCCGAAAAGGTAGACGATGGGGAGGAGCTATTCTGGACTGTAGGAGACGGCACGAAGTTCGTCGTCCGAGAGCACTTCTACGAGGATACGACCAAGGAGTACACTGTTGAGTCGGATGGCTACCACAACCTCCGGCTTTCCCCGAAGCGGCATGAGGCACCTATGAACAAGGACGTAGCCATCGATGTGAAAGTCGAGATTTCACAGGCATAG
- a CDS encoding helix-turn-helix domain-containing protein has protein sequence MTGARTEDDGVSFPKSIRHRQILDVAEENPDASIEELASLVPSATADLVEHVFEEYGDPAAEDDTPTEPAAATAAGDQPSEHGDTDDEQAMETNEPETNDPGEQSPTADATEANDSEEETNDANSPESATPSETEPSLDELSAKQREVLTAVAAQPTATQQEIGDRLDVTGATVSNRVNSIEGFDWSERESFVDTVFDERPSTAVPMNGESTTTETTETEPESTDEDATIADATTDVEATLEQIEARLADLEATRGQTETKGRSVFEDPALVHKVIHACMDAETISKDEELQIIKELLE, from the coding sequence ATGACAGGAGCGAGAACGGAAGACGACGGCGTTTCATTCCCGAAGTCCATCCGCCACAGACAGATCCTCGACGTCGCCGAGGAGAACCCCGACGCATCCATCGAGGAACTGGCGTCGCTGGTGCCGAGCGCGACGGCCGACCTCGTCGAACACGTCTTCGAGGAGTACGGTGACCCGGCTGCCGAGGACGACACCCCGACCGAGCCTGCCGCCGCGACAGCAGCCGGCGACCAGCCGAGCGAGCACGGCGACACCGACGACGAACAGGCGATGGAGACCAACGAACCCGAGACGAACGACCCCGGCGAACAGTCCCCGACGGCCGACGCGACCGAGGCGAACGACTCCGAGGAGGAGACGAACGATGCAAACAGTCCGGAGAGCGCCACACCCTCCGAAACCGAACCATCGCTCGATGAACTCTCCGCGAAACAACGAGAGGTGCTGACCGCGGTCGCAGCCCAGCCAACGGCGACACAACAGGAGATCGGCGACCGACTGGACGTGACGGGCGCGACCGTGAGCAACCGTGTGAACAGCATCGAAGGGTTCGACTGGAGCGAGCGCGAGTCGTTCGTCGACACCGTCTTCGATGAACGACCATCTACTGCTGTACCCATGAACGGCGAGTCCACCACCACCGAGACGACCGAGACCGAACCGGAGTCGACCGACGAGGACGCGACGATCGCCGACGCGACGACCGACGTCGAAGCCACTCTGGAGCAGATCGAAGCCCGGCTCGCAGACCTCGAAGCAACCCGCGGACAGACCGAGACGAAGGGCCGCTCGGTGTTCGAAGACCCGGCGCTCGTCCACAAGGTCATCCACGCCTGCATGGACGCCGAGACGATCTCGAAGGACGAGGAACTCCAGATTATCAAGGAATTACTGGAGTAG
- a CDS encoding response regulator: protein MTGPIRVLHVDDEPAFLDLTAKFLERELSGVEVRSVRSASAALEYVDSFRPDCVVSDYRMPDAHGLDLLESVREYDPSIPFVLFTGRGSEQVASDAISAGVTDYLQKGSGTEQFELLANRIEKAAEAYRTRAAFEETERMVSTLISNLPGMVYRCLNEPTWPMEFVSEGCLDLTGYHPEQLEGQDILWGEDIILDVDQEDMWKEVQRALDTAEPFEVTYRIRRRDGEVRWLWEQGRGVYRDGELVALEGFITDVTDRTQYRRRLDSVTKTAGWLLETGDRHECAWVAVEAACDSLGFPIASVRLYDEATASLESVAFTDDTAETLNDRLAFPGENGPAWQAFTTGEVQSVSDVSETETRVEAAVDVRSLLALPLGEFGVLVLASPEPDAFDEDDRNLARILSATLQSAVERADRESALRERESELRSQNERLEEFTNIVSHDLRNPVGVARGQLRLAEETGDAAHFDRASEALERVESLVSDMLTLARQGIVVGDTEAVHLDVVVHRAWKAVERDDADLVMESNLGLVADTSRLQQLLENLLSNAVEHGSTSHQQAEGVDKTDSADDRVTVRVGRLADRDGFYVADDGPGIPATDHDAIFDPGYSTDDDGTGFGLAIVARVASAHDWSITLTESDDGGARFEFTEVELAEK, encoded by the coding sequence ATGACTGGGCCGATTCGAGTGCTCCACGTCGACGATGAACCGGCGTTTCTGGACCTCACGGCGAAGTTCCTCGAGCGGGAACTGTCGGGTGTGGAAGTCCGGTCGGTTCGCTCGGCGTCGGCGGCGCTCGAGTACGTCGATAGCTTCCGGCCCGACTGCGTGGTCAGCGATTACCGGATGCCGGACGCGCATGGACTGGACCTGCTGGAGTCTGTTCGCGAGTACGACCCGTCGATCCCGTTCGTGTTGTTCACCGGGCGGGGGTCGGAGCAGGTCGCGAGCGATGCCATCTCCGCGGGGGTAACCGACTACCTCCAGAAGGGGAGCGGCACCGAACAGTTCGAGCTGCTCGCGAACCGGATCGAGAAGGCTGCGGAGGCGTACCGGACGCGGGCCGCGTTCGAGGAGACCGAGCGGATGGTCTCGACGCTCATCAGCAACCTCCCGGGCATGGTGTACCGGTGCCTGAACGAGCCGACGTGGCCGATGGAGTTCGTCAGCGAGGGGTGTCTCGACCTGACGGGCTACCACCCGGAACAACTGGAGGGGCAGGACATCCTGTGGGGTGAGGACATCATCCTCGACGTCGACCAGGAGGACATGTGGAAGGAGGTGCAGCGTGCCCTCGACACGGCGGAACCGTTCGAGGTGACGTATCGCATCCGACGGCGCGACGGCGAGGTTCGGTGGCTGTGGGAGCAGGGTCGTGGCGTGTACCGCGATGGCGAACTCGTCGCACTCGAGGGGTTCATCACCGACGTCACGGACCGGACGCAGTACAGACGACGGCTGGACAGCGTTACGAAGACCGCGGGCTGGCTCCTGGAGACGGGAGACCGTCACGAGTGTGCCTGGGTCGCAGTCGAGGCGGCCTGTGACTCGCTCGGGTTCCCCATCGCGTCGGTTCGGTTGTACGACGAGGCGACGGCGTCCCTCGAGTCCGTGGCATTCACGGACGATACCGCGGAGACACTGAACGACAGGCTCGCGTTCCCCGGCGAGAACGGGCCGGCGTGGCAGGCTTTCACCACCGGCGAAGTGCAGTCCGTCTCTGACGTGTCCGAGACGGAGACGAGGGTCGAGGCGGCGGTCGACGTGCGGTCACTGCTCGCGTTGCCGCTGGGCGAGTTCGGTGTGCTCGTCCTCGCGTCACCGGAGCCCGATGCCTTCGACGAGGACGACCGGAACCTCGCCCGGATACTGAGCGCGACCTTGCAGTCGGCCGTGGAGCGGGCGGACCGGGAGAGTGCGCTTCGCGAGCGCGAGAGCGAGTTACGATCACAGAACGAGCGACTGGAGGAGTTCACCAACATCGTCAGTCACGACCTTCGAAACCCGGTCGGCGTCGCACGCGGTCAGCTCCGACTGGCCGAAGAGACTGGCGACGCAGCGCACTTCGACCGGGCTAGCGAGGCGCTCGAACGCGTCGAATCGCTCGTCTCGGACATGCTGACGCTCGCCAGGCAGGGCATCGTCGTCGGCGACACCGAGGCCGTCCACCTCGACGTGGTGGTCCACCGGGCGTGGAAGGCGGTCGAGCGCGACGACGCCGACCTGGTGATGGAGTCGAACCTGGGACTCGTCGCCGACACGAGTCGCCTCCAGCAGCTCCTGGAGAACTTACTCTCGAACGCCGTCGAGCACGGCTCGACGAGCCACCAGCAGGCCGAGGGGGTGGACAAGACAGATAGCGCCGACGACAGGGTCACCGTCAGGGTCGGGCGGCTGGCAGATCGCGACGGGTTCTACGTCGCCGACGACGGGCCCGGCATTCCTGCCACCGACCACGACGCGATTTTCGACCCCGGCTACAGCACGGACGACGACGGCACCGGGTTCGGGCTCGCCATCGTCGCCCGGGTCGCGAGCGCACACGACTGGTCCATCACACTCACCGAGAGCGACGATGGTGGTGCCCGGTTCGAGTTCACCGAGGTCGAACTCGCCGAGAAGTAG